In the genome of Lathyrus oleraceus cultivar Zhongwan6 chromosome 4, CAAS_Psat_ZW6_1.0, whole genome shotgun sequence, the window ACTATAAACGACTTTCCCGCATATGGCATGTTGTCCGGTTGGGGGACACATGGAAAAATGGGATGCCCGCATTGCATGGAACACTCTCATGCGTTCACGTTGGAAAAAGGGGGGAAAAGTTCGTGGTTTGACTGTCACCGCAGATTCCTACCGAAAGATCATGTCTTTCGAATAAATAAGAATGACTTCAAAAAAGCATAAGAGTAACAGACTTGCCTCCCCCTCGTTTCTCACCCGGTGAAGTATGGAACCGAGTTAGTGAACTGCCAAAATTCACAGATTATGGTAAAGCTTGCAGAATTGAAGGATATGGGGATACACATAACTGGACAAAAAGAAGTATTTTTTGGGATCTCCCGTATTGGAAAGATAATTTGTTGCGACATAatcttgatgttatgcatattgagAAGAATTTTTTTGATAACGTGTTTAACACAGTGATGGATGTTCAAGGTAAAACAAAGGATAATGAGAAGGCTAGAAAGGACATGGAGATTTTGTGTAATCGAAAGGAGTTGGAGTTGAAGGTTAAACCGAATGGGAAGTTACTAAAACCCAAGGCTAATTACAGTCTAACTTCCGAAGAAGCTAAAGCGATTTGTCGATGGTTAAACGAATTGAGAATGCCTGATGGTTATGCGTCAAATTTAGCAAGGTGTGCTGACTCTAGCACCGGAAAGTTGCATGGAATGAAAAGCCATGATTGCCATGTTTTCATGGAACGATTGCTTCCAATTGCGTTCTCTTCACTACCTAAACATGTGCTTAATCCACTCACTGAAATTAGTCAATTTTTTAGAGATATCTGTGCATCAAAATTAAGAGTGGATGACATCGTTAAGTTGGACAAAAATATTCCAGTTATTCTCTGTAAGTTGGAACAAGTGTTTCCGCCTGGTTTTTTTGACTCTATGGAACATCTACCTGTGCATCTTGCATATGAAGCTTATCTTGGAGGCCCTGTTCAATATAGGTGGATGTATCCGTTTGAAAGATTCATGGGTGATTCGAAGAGATCCGTGAAAAATAAAGCTAAAGTTGAAGGATCTATATGTGCACATTATTTGCATCGGGAAACATCACATTTTTGCAGTCATTATTTCAATCACTTGATGTTAACTCCAAGAATCATAAGGAATGAATTTAACATTAATGAAAAAAGTAAATTTACCTTATCAGTCTTCAGTATTCCCGGTCGTCCATCTGGTAAGAAGAATGTACATTGGCTGACTCAAAAAGAATTGCTAGCAGCACATGTTCATGTCTTGATTAACTGCGTTGAAGTTAAACCATATCTTGAGTAAGTATACCCACCTATTTAACTTTATTGTTTAAATATGTCAAACTTTTTACTCAAACTTATATTGATATTCTTTGTAGGGCATTCAATACCTCCTACTTTCAAAGCACCGGTGAACATCCGAATACTAGTGACACACATGCTTATTTTCCAGCATGGTTCAAAGAGCAGTTGTCATGCGCTGTTGCACCTACTCAAGAAATAATCCATTTGAGAAACTTGTCTAGAGGCCCTGTTCAAAGTGCAAATGAATGGCACACTTACTTTGTGAACGGATATAAATTTCACACTAAAACATGGACAGAAGGGAAAAAACCATAAACAGTGGTGTGTTCGTGAAAGGAGTTACAGATGGTGGTGAAGACGACTTCTATGGCACAATAACACATATTTACGAGTTGGTATACAATTACTTGGACTGCGAAAATAAAGTTGTCTTGTTCTATTGTGATTGGTATGATATATCTGCTAGAGGCACAAAAATAGATAAGAAATATAACACAGTTGAGATTCGTATGGATCGAAGGTACAAAGAGTATGACCCTTTTATAATGTCACATATTGTTAGGCAAGTTTATTATGTTCCTTATCCTTCAACTCAGCCACGTAAACGAGGATGGTGTGTTGtaatcaaaacaaaaccattGGGTCATATCGAAGCCGATGATGTAGTAGTCGAAGATGTCGCTTACCAAGATGATGAAACTTCTCAAGTTAATGATGTGATTGAAGTTGAACAAATTACAAGTTTGTGTGATACAGTGGTTGAGGGCCATCAAGTTGATGCATCCACATTGTTGACAGAAAATGATGTGGATGAAGAATGTGAAGAGTTTGTATCCGAGGATAGTATCAGAACAGATGAAGACTTTGAATAGATAGTATGATGTATTGTTACTTAATGTACTGTGTATTGTTACTTAATGTACTGTGTAATGTTACTTAATGTAGGATGTATTACATGTGTTTATTAATTGTAGATAAAATGCCGCCCCGAACCGATAAGGGTAAGGGTCAGCAGCGCCCGAGGATAAGGGTATGTGAGGCTCCTCAGTCGGCCGTATGTCCTCCCCCACAGAGTCAGGTAGAGCCCATGTCTACGACCTCTCAACATTTTATGCCACTGCAGTCATCTATGGGGTATCCTCCCCCACAGACTCAGGTAGATCCCATGACCATGGGTTCACAGCCTTTTCTCTCGCTACTATCATCCCATGGTTATCCTATGGCCCAACTTGGGAACCCATCCTTTATTAGCCCATCTGGGAACCCATCATTTATTAGCCCATCTGGGAACCCATCCTTTATTAGCCCATCTGGGACTTCATCATACCATCAGACTGGGGGATCTAGTTTTCCTCATCCCTCACAGGTACCCCCACCCTTCATGCAGTCTGGGATCTTTCCAGATCCCACACAGGTACCTCTGTCGTCCCAGCATCCCACAAACACACCATCATCATCCACGCTTTCGAGGTCCCACACCCCACCTACCACACACATGCCCTCATCATCCACGCATCATGGGGGATCTCGCATCCCACACCCACCACGTGCCACAGATATACCCGTGCCTGAGGAGCAGGAGGAGCAGGATGACCAGGAGCAGCAGGATGACCATGTTTTAGAGCAACCAACTGCAAATCCCACAGAGTATGAGATGATTGATGGCAGATATTTTATTGAGCCATGTGGAAAATCGTAAGTATctaatttataaattttatttagtataCATGTTTCCATGTTTCCATGTTTATAATTAACACTTATTCAAATTGTTGTTTAGTTTCTCTCCGAGTAGGCCAGCTGCACAGTGTGTAAAACATGTGATTCAACAAATGTATAAAAAAGCTTGGAAGTCATTCAAAGAACTTTCCAAGGATGAGAAAGATGAATGGTTTGATAAATTTAAGGTAAAATAaattttattgttgttattttaattagTTATTTTATTGTAATATATTATCTAACACTTATCTAACAATTTTTTGAATGTCATACAACATTGTAGGAAAAGTGTACGTGGAATGTAATGGATGAATATATGATTAGAAAAAATTATCGGGGAAGAACATCTGTCCGACTTTCTGACATGCTTAGGCGTGTCAGACTTGATTGGGAAGAACGAAATATTCGTCCCAACTGGATAGGCAAGGAAGTATTTGACGAACTTCTTGCCTATTGGGCTACCGATAATTTTAAAGCTAAATCTCAAAAAGCAAAAGACATGAGAGCATCCGAAAGGGGGGGTTGCCTTAATGCTACAGGAAGTATAAGCATTGGAGAACATGCAAAACGGATGGTAAAAATTATAACTACGgtttaaaattatattttgatttattatgtgtttaattaaatttatttatattaatcAGACTAAGGCACAAGGAAGACCCCCCCGACTTAATGAGTTGTTTGTGAAGACCCGTACAAAAAAATCGGGGGATTTGGTTGATGATCGGTCGAGAAGAACTATAGTAAGTtgtttctattttattttttttgttaaaattCTATCAATTTTGTGGCGTGAATTTCACGTGGTAATAATGTTTGTGGCATGAATTTCATGTGGCAACAATATATGTGGGATTCTTTTCATGTCACAACTGTatctaattattttatttgttgtatGTGTAGGAGGAGTATCAAAGATTGCTCACACAATTTCTAGTTGAAAATCCTCAATATACACCTGTTGGTTCTAATCCGCTTGATCCACGCGTGGATATGTATATTTGGAGCTTAGTCACTGGAGGGAAGGGACGTAATGGGTGTTTTTTTGGTGTTGGTCCTTTGGCTGGCAACTACAGAACCGGAGATAGAACTTTATTTGATAGAGTTGCAAGTGGGGAAGGAACGTCCCGTCCAACACAATTGACACCTGAAATGATGGAAACGGTGAGGCAACTGGCTCTAACAGAGGCTAGACGAGAGACGGCGGAGCGTGAGGCGGCGTTAAAGGCCGAATTAGAGGAAATGAAAAAAAGACAACACGATATGGAGGAGCAAATGAGACAATTTATGCAGTCCATGAGTAGAAATCAAAATCAAAGAACAACTGAAGACGATGAAGATGACGACGAATTTGATGTGTAATATTTATTTagttttaaatattaatttttgtATAAATAATTACTTTGCTATTTTTATAATACATTTTCATATGtgtaattttaatttaaaaatatttcacttaattattaattattctatattttattatttattaattattttatcttttattaataatataatttaataataacaatatattttatcttttattttaattttgtttttaagttGTGAAGTGTAAATCACGTGGGTAATTTGCCACGTGATTTTCATGTGGCAACATACCATCCATTTTCAAATGTTGTGACGTGATATTCATGTGGCAAAGTTGTGTCATGAATATCACGTGGCAAAGTTTAAGCGCAGAAGGAAGTTAATTCACAATGTTGCGACGTGATTTGCCTTTGGCAAATTAGCGACGTGTTTATCACGTCACAAAAAGTTGCCACACGCGTTCCAGCGACGTGAATCAACACGTCGCTATTTTTGACTAGTGAAGTGATTTTCACCTTTGCCACGTGATAATCATGTGGCAGGGGGGAGTTTTTCTTGTAGTGAGTTCGGTCGAGTTTGATTTTTAACAAATTCAAAATAATCATATGAGTCCGACTGAAGCAATTATATATTATTCAAATGAAGCAATTAAATCAACTCACCACTCAATTCGTCCTAATCCATTTGCACAAAACAAATAATGATCAGACGTTTTCAATTAGACGGTTCAAATTTGTCCAATCCTAATACCAATCTCCATATCGGTTAGCATCCAAATATATATAATATTGCTCTTTAAAAGAGTTGACCTATGTGTTACCACCCGTCCACCACTATTTAGTTGTTGTTTTCAAATATACACACAATTAATTCATAGAAGTAAAACTAAAAAATGAGGTTAAAAATGTAATAAACATAAGTTAGATGTATAAACATAATCAATATCAATTAATGGTATAAGAGTTCACCAATAGTCATAATTGATAAATATTATACATGATTTAAAGACACAAGTAATTTACTATCGTATGATATATTGTGTGAGGCTCTAGAGtcaaaaattcatataaaatGAAATATAATTGATATGTTAAAAGAGTTTATATCTTTTAAATATAAGAGTTGTTGTCCAATATTAAATATTTGAGTAGTAGTCTCAGCTGAATATACTTGACCATAACCAAGATCAATGGTATTAGAAGTTGTAATAATAACATTGGATGAGAGATTCTTAAATTTTTTATTGTTTGTTCTCAATAATTTTGGACAATGTATTTTTCAATGATCTTTATTCTTGCAAAAAAAACACATTCAACATTACCTTAAAGTTTTCCTTTGTGAACAGAAGCAACAAAAACTCGATGGAGGAATGAAAATCGTTTATCTGAAATCAGAGTGAAGTGCAACTTGAGTTTTAATTTTTCAACCAATAATGTCGAATTGTAATTCCTTTTACcgaagcaggttgctcgataGACCAAGGATGTGTCAAATAGCCTAGTGTAtcgagttgtattagtgtgtcgaagtgtcgaaacatgttgcttcacacaggatttcgacttaggcctatttttagtagtttaactattttgggcttttatagttttgcGTTTTGACTTAGGGAGTAAGataacctaaatctataaatagagggagtaacctATATTCTTAAAATAACttataacattgtattcacagaattttacagttgcaaagtgaataaagaagttttcgACATGTTGTGGATAGAGAGAAAACTCTGgagaaaatattcttcttcttctctaacattcttttctttctttctcaattgttattttcttttcattATCATTGCATGATGATAagaatcttgttcatcaagattgatagaaattctccataggttgtggtggatttccaacatctggtatcagagcctggtttGAGCGATTCGTGGAAAGAAAATCACAAtggcaatgaatcatccaaacagGCATTTTCTAGCAAATCttccgattctcaagaacaataattatgagaattggtgcaagcatatgaaggttgtgttctgttatcaagatctttgggatcttgtgaaggaaggagtaacaatGCTTGTAGAAAACGCGACGGATCAAGAAAGGgatgcacataaagaattgaaaaagaaagattataaatctctctttataatccatcaatgtgttgatccAGATAACTTTAAAAAGATTAATGATGTAGAGTCAGcaaaagaagcatgggaaattctggagaagCCATTTAGAGGCacggagaaggtgaaagaggtgaggttacaaactcacaaaaggacgtatgaattgcttcagatggaagacaatgaaagcataattgatttcttcactaaggttacgaaactggtgaatcaaatcaaggtatgtggagaagtgttgacatcaagatctgttgttggaaagatcttgtggtcgttggctccaaagttcaACCACATGGTAatagccatagaagagtcgaaggatttgtcaaaattgacaaaggaagagcttcaagggacgcttgaatctcatgcacaaagaatggatgaaagagTTGTAGGAAAGTCGAATAGTGATATGGCTTTGAGACACAATCAGCAAAAGGAAGGAAAGGCAAAGGAAATTGGAAtgacaacaaaggcagaggaggctaCAATAATTTGACTGatcgaaatcagcaagaaggaaacaGGTCAAATCAGAGAAAAACCTGGAACCAAGGAAACCAAATAGGTGATGTtgtaggtagaggaagaggtggtggtcgaaagttagacaagagtcacattcaatGTTGCAATTGTCAGAAGCATGATCACTATTATGGTGATTGTCCAaaaaagcagaagaatcaagaaactgATGCAAAGTTGGTGAAACAAGAAGAAGAGTTGTTTTTTATGGTTACAACgagagaagaagagagattcaaggaccagcGGTACTTGGACTCGGGATGCTCATCAAACATGTCTGtaaggaaagattggtttgtcaacataaaactctatgaagaacatggtgaaatttgcaaatgacaatactctagcagctgaaggtgttggtgatgttctgattatgaggaaagatggcaaaaGGTCATTAATTTCAAttgtgttgtacataccaggcatgaagagcaatttgcttAGCATatggcagttagtcgaaaagaatTACAAGGTatcgatcaaagacaagatgatgaaAATTCTcaactcaaatggaaggttgatcttgaaggctcaaatgtctcagaatagaaccttcaagattgagctaaatgtgatggagcataagttCCTTACAACAAAagccaacagagatgaatggatatgacattatagacttggccatctcgATTTCAAATAtatcagagatttgaagagaagaaatatggtttcaagATTACCAGAtatcgacattccaaacgaagtgtgtgaagaatgtgtgcaggtGAAGCGGCACAAaaacaacttcagtaaggatgcaggaagcaagtagaaggaaattcttgaagtcatatgCTCTGATGCATATGCtcctatccaggtggattcgattggaggtaacaaatactttgttatATTCATAaatgatttcagtcgaaaaccGTGGGCTtacttgatcaagaagaaaagtgaagtgattgaggtGTTTGCCAAGCTTAAATCTATGGTTGAAAgctcaagattctgaggactAACGGTGGTGGAGAATATATGTCGAAAGACTTTGACGTATTATATGTGAAAGAATGaattatgcatgaggtggtgccacactacactccacagcagaatggagtcgtagaaaggaagaatacaaccatcatgaatatggtgagaagtatgttaaaaggcaagcatctacccaaagaattatggggagaagttgtatcgactgcaacatatatcctgaacagatgtccgacgaagaagctagaaggaatcacgccagaagaatgttagtttggtgtcaagcctagcttgagtcatctgaaagTGTTTAGATCTATAGCACATAGgcatgtgccagatcagttgagaagaaaacttgatgataaGTCGATTCAGATGATCCcgataggatatcattcgactggaggatacaagttgttcgacccagtgaacaagcaagtggtgatcagcatggacgtgatcatagatgagcttaaggaatgagattggactgagaatgttaagaaggattcagtgagaatgttatgtgatgaaccagctagtgaagtcgatagagaagttcgacaagaagtcagaggtgaagcaggcccaagcagacctcaaagaacaagacacatgcctgcaaggttaAGAATGTGTGATTAAATAATttgatgtggtcaatgaagaaggtgagctggtacactatGTTTTCTACACAGATGTCGAACCAGTCAATGTAGCTAAAgcattgaaagattcaaagtggGTGAAAGTAATGAATGAATATTTGAAGTCAATtaaagtcaacaacacttggtcacttgtctAATTTCCtcaagacaagaaggcaatcaatgtgaagtgggtatacaaggtgaagtttAACCCCAAAGGAtaagtgactcgacacaaggaGAAACTTACGGagaaaggatttcttcagaaagaaggaatcgacttcaacaaagtttttgcacctgttgctaggatcgaaacaatcaggttggttatTGGTCTAGCAAATATAAACAACTGGCatatgtgtcagatggatgtgaaatgtgcattcctgaatggaCCCTTAGAAtaagaagtttatgttgcacaaccagttgtgtttttgaaacaaggcgaagaaagaaaggtgtacgGGCTGAATAAAGCCCTGTGCGGACTTAAACAAGGaccaagagcttggaacaagaagatagatggatTTGTAAaggagaaggaatttgtgaagtgcacaactgaacatggagtatatgtaagaagaagcaagagtgaattgcttatattATGTCTTTATatcgatgacttgttgataacaggtaactacaagaaggagatcgaagacttcaaaggtgatctcaacaaggaatttgaaatttcagatctaggTGACATTTCATAATTCCTTGgtatcgaattctacaagagtggtagaggtttgatgatgcatcaaagaaggtatacatgtgaaatactcaagagatttgagatgcaagattgcaacctaacttcgactccagctgagcctAGATTACAACTGTTGAAAGATTTAGATTCAGATGATGTCGACCGAATCCAATATAGAAGACTTCTTaggtcacttcgatacctttgtcacacaaggtATGGCTTAGCATATAGTGTAGGTATGGTGATTAGATTCATGCCtaagccaaaggtatcacatctagcagcgacgaagaggatactaaggtatctgaaaggaactctcgactatggcattttgtttcctgtagctgatgaaggaaaagaatgcaaactagtgggatacaccgactcaagttggtgtagtgatgttgaggatcgaaaatccacagctggctatgtgtttatgctaggtggtgcaccaattgcttagagttcgagaaaagagccaATAGTGGCATTATCTTCGtgtgaagcagaatacatagttgcctccctttgtgcatgtcaagcaatATGGATGGTGACTCTGTTTCAAGAGATAACAACAAAGAttcatggagcaattaccatgaagattgACAACATGTCAATTATCAATCTGGAgaagaatctgatagcacattgtcgaagcaagcacatcgaaatgaggttccattatccTTGAGAGTgggtagcagatgggaagatgaatttggaacactgcagaactgagaatcagattacagacatcatgacgaagggatTGCAGGTCGAAGTTCTCAtaagactaagagctatgatgaatgtagatagcttagacacaatgaattagatggtgtgttgaattgtaattacttgtgtcaaagcaggttgctcgacagaacaaggaTGTGTCGAATAgcctagtgtgttgagttgtattagtgtgtcaaagtgtcgaagcatgttgcttcacacaggatttcgacttaggtATATTTTTAGTAGTATTAACTAGTCATTGAAATAAAATGTAATAATTTAATCTCTATCGGTGATAAAACACAACCTAAGCAACTCAAGCAG includes:
- the LOC127135813 gene encoding uncharacterized protein LOC127135813, with protein sequence MYKKAWKSFKELSKDEKDEWFDKFKEKCTWNVMDEYMIRKNYRGRTSVRLSDMLRRVRLDWEERNIRPNWIGKEVFDELLAYWATDNFKAKSQKAKDMRASERGGCLNATGSISIGEHAKRMTKAQGRPPRLNELFVKTRTKKSGDLVDDRSRRTIEEYQRLLTQFLVENPQYTPVGSNPLDPRVDMYIWSLVTGGKGRNGCFFGVGPLAGNYRTGDRTLFDRVASGEGTSRPTQLTPEMMETVRQLALTEARRETAEREAALKAELEEMKKRQHDMEEQMRQFMQSMSRNQNQRTTEDDEDDDEFDV